GATGAGGGCGTGCATCATATCCAATGCTGCCACACCGCCGCCGCACGTAATCCGTGCTCCGTCGATAACGAATCTCGTCTGCCGTGGCGTGAGGTTAGGAAAGGTCTCGCGCAACAATGCAGCATATTCCCAGTGGATCGTAAATTCATGATGATCAAGAAGGCCAGCGGCCGCGAGCATATAGGCCCCGCCTGAAATCGCGCCAATCTTCACGCCCTGTCGAGCGAGCTTCCGCAGATGAGGATAAAGGCTATCTGCTCCGGCCCAGTCCGCCGGACCACCGCCCGCGCAAACGAAGATCGTATGAAAGGTGTCTCCCGTTTCGGCCAAGTCCTGACATTTCAGGTCAAACCCCGCAGAACAGCTTATAGGAGCTGCATTCACCGAAAGAGGAACAACCTCATACAAAGGGCTGCCCGCGAGGAGATTGACGGCTCGCAACGGTTCAGTCGCCGAGGCGTAGCTCATGAGAGCGAAATTGCGGACCGGTACGAACCCAATCCTTTGTGTCACGTTCTTGTCGGTCATGTCCCAAAACACATAAAATGCGTCCTTCTGCAGCAATAATTGCGATGGAAGGCATGTTAGGTCAATCGATATCAACGTGAGATCGGGACATGAAATATTCGGCTCTATCCATTTTCCTGAAGGGCTTGCGAGGCAACCGGACCTGGGGTGCCGCGTGGCGCGAGCCGCAGCCCAAGCCGCATTATGATGTCATCATCGTAGGCGGCGGCGGTCACGGTCTTGCTACCGCATACTATCTCGCCAAGGAATTCGGCATCACCAACGTTGCCGTTCTTGAAAAGAGCTATATCGGCTCCGGCAACGTCGGGCGCAACACGACCATCATCCGCTCGAACTACCTGCTGGAAGGCAACAACCCCTTTTACGAACTTTCGATGAAGCTCTGGGAAGGGCTCGAACAGGATTTCAATTTCAACGCCATGGTGTCGCAGCGCGGTGTGGTGAACCTCTATCACTCGGATGCGCAGCGCGATGCCTATACGCGGCGCGGCAATGCCATGCGACTACATGGCGTCGATGCGGAACTTCTCGACCGCACCGCCATCAGGGCGATGCTGCCCTTCCTCGATTTCGACAATGCCCGCTTCCCAA
The nucleotide sequence above comes from Rhizobium sp. CB3090. Encoded proteins:
- a CDS encoding GlxA family transcriptional regulator, translated to MTDKNVTQRIGFVPVRNFALMSYASATEPLRAVNLLAGSPLYEVVPLSVNAAPISCSAGFDLKCQDLAETGDTFHTIFVCAGGGPADWAGADSLYPHLRKLARQGVKIGAISGGAYMLAAAGLLDHHEFTIHWEYAALLRETFPNLTPRQTRFVIDGARITCGGGVAALDMMHALITDRMGADFARRVSDWYLHTAVGDSVDPQRGSSAERFGTHHRVLLSVLEKMETSIENPLSRDAMAKWAGLSTRHLNRLFLEHQDTTFSNAYRAIRLKHARRLVEQSALSVSQVAFATGFSNAAQFSNAFTAFFGLRPKDARNTAKTARSAEYALE